AGCGTGACTGACAAATCTTAATCGAATCGACACTCAACAGTCCGTTGCCCAACTCAACTCTCGTATTCCGATTTCCGAAGTCAAACGGCAAACCGAGTTGAAGAAGCAAGAACGAATAGGTCGCaacgaatattttatatttatttgattacttTGGTCCTTCGTTACTAAGACGTAAGATTCAAAATTGGTTGATGCTAAATTGAGCGACGATTGGTTGTGCCAGCAGtgttactatttatttatgttcatCAAACCTTcaagttttaaacaaaaacatagaaatattaaataaatcaccaTAACAGTTCAAATATAGAATTATCATTGAAATGTTGAAAATAGAATGCGTTCACAAGTGTTCACCGAAAAACCTTGTatctatcaattaaaaaaatactgttaaatGTCAAATTTGACTGACGTTCGatcttattttcattaaatgtCATTCGCCGATAGTTCAAAggtttttacattgttttaattttttgtggattgaatagtaattttattgtttcaatgTGAGGTTCTAAATGAACATTAATTAACCTATTAATGTTTTACCACGgtttatacaatacaatattttgtaatatttagatgcacaaaataataatataattcaatatttgcCAGTATTTACGTCTCGAACTCAAAACATGAGCGCAATTAATAGGAAGAACAATAGAGCACAAAGTGTCCAAGGTGAAAATATTCAAGATCCGTCCATTTCATCAACAGTTATGAACAAAACACCAAGAGTGTTGTATAGGCGAAGTGACTGTATTGGATTGTTTGATCCTATTCCAAGTACCTTATTCCTTTATATTTCCTTACCATTTTTCGTCCTAACTCGCCTGATAACGGTGATATAAACTGATATAAAACACTTATTAATGATTTCTATTTCAGATTCCCACAATACTGTATCAAAATCGCCAGGTTTATCAACATCCACAGCTTTAATTCTTGTgctcattatatttttgtcttcCCTGTTAACATTGGGCTTTATTTATAGACAGTTTCCTGATTTAGATGAGTAAGTTCTGTtgtgaatattattgaattgtttacaatttacatgttCAACATTTTACctcattttttttcatgaaGCCAGGAAAAACAGCATATAAAGTTACCATGGGATCTGGAAGAGGCCAAACAACTTGGTCTTGTTTTGGATAGATACAAAGACAAGTACTTTTATGAAGTTTTATTGGGAGTAGTCTTAGTGTACATATTGTATcctttttattgaatactaaCAACTTGCCCTGGCTTCTCTCAGACCAGGTTGACACTGGATAAAAGATAGCCTTTGTTACTCAGTAAAGATGTAGCTTTTCAATGGTTAAAGAATTTTCCCCCCTTTAAAAATCAACAatacagctttataatattatttttagtaaacaTAACAATTCAAatgtacttttttaaaaacaatttttggtTCAATTACTGCTACATAATAAGACATTTTGATGAAAAATGGATGATGGATTAGATTGattattctttaatatttcttctgTATAGGATGATATCCAAtgaattaaaacttataataacCTTAACGAGATGTACAGTTTGCAAACATTTGCCATTCCAGGGTCAATATTCCTCAGTATTCTTTCGGGATTTCTATTCCCATTTTATTTAGCACTAATTTTGGTTTGTTGCTGTTCTGCAATTGGAGCAagtttatgtttctttttatcCAACTTACTTGGGAAGAGATTGGTGAAGAAATTTTTTCCAGAAAGAGCAGCACAGTGGTCAAAAGCTGTTGAGAAACATAGAAACAACTTGctcaattatataatatttttgaggGTGACTCCATTTTTGCCTAATTGGTTTATAAATATGTCCGCACCAGTCATCGGTGTACCTCTCGTGCCATTTGCAGTAGGAACCTTTATTGGTGAGTCATTTAAtgatgaaacatttttttgtttatcttatCAATATGATAGTAGTTTAGATTGAAATTGTgcttattatagttattatatttattacattattatataaaactaaatcaGTGTCTTTTTTCTAGGTATTGCCCCACCTTCCTTTGTGGCCATACAAGCAGGGCAGACTTTACATACATTGACTTCAACAAGGGACGCATGGTCGTGGACTTCCATAACAGTCCTAAGTTTGTTTGCCCTAGTCTCCTTAGTACCTGTATTATTGAAGCAAAAACTAAAAGCAAAGTTTGAATAactatttatgatttttagttaatttattttagacaaattaatataaatgggtttgattaaatgtttttacatTCCATGTGGAGTGTGTTGTTTGAGGCAAGcatgttttatttgaaagtttatcttttaaattattttaatgtattaacTTTTAACATTTGGCTGCTAATTTCAAGTGACATGTAAGCTCTTCTGCAGAAGTATTATTCACAAgtgataaaactaaataaaaagtattattaggataaatttttactattattcAACAATAAGATCCAACATGAGCAATGAATGTTTCGTTATGTAAAGTTTGCTGGACAGTAGGTCTCCAATACCACCAGTTGTACcacactaaaataaaacaaaaatataattagattGTATGATTTATCCATCTGAGTATGATTCAATTGAACTAAAGTTAAAATGTGCATAAAGttagtataaaattgtaatttgtacaTGAAAAATACAagtataatgaattttaataagaagtctatttgaaaaatctaGCACacattattgttataatatacaaattatttaaaatacttacacaAGTATGATTCCGGTAACTTTATCTCTAGAGATCTACATTGATGCTTACATTCATCAGCAGGTGCCAATGTAACAGTTCTCTTTCCActtaatactaataaaaatgaGAAATTACATTCTGTATCTGGCACTTGAAATTGATTTCCTTTTGTATCTACAATTATATATCTTTCTGAGCTTTGACCAAATTTTGGCACAATTTTGGGCCTTGGAATGTACTGTCGTAATGTTCTTGCTGCATtcaatgtgtttattttcctACAAAAATCAGGGtttgctttaaaatatattcaaattcaattaagtatgaaaatatagtaactaataaaaaagattagcTCACCAAATATACAgattattatctgtatttctATTATGATTTTTACCAAACACATCTGCAggtgttaaataatatttattatttactaatacTTTAGGACTTTCTGCATCAAATATCTTACTATTTCTAATATATAATTCACATAATTGTGTCCATGGCAATTCTGGTTGTttagttaaataaatcaagGGTGAAATGTGCTGCCTATGTGAAGGATTGGGATTTTGTATTTCTCTGACATTTTGAACATTACTACAAGGCCAACAATCCATATCCACTACCGTAAAGTAAGGGTTTTGGATCAAACATGTTTCTTGATGCAGACCTGTAGCAAATCATaacataaaagtaaatatacagttatttttattaatcaaataaacaGAACTAATAATTACCTGTTAATGCCGGGAATAGGGATAGAAATGGAATAGAAATTTGTCTCCAGAACCGCAGTCCTGGATAAATATATTCTTGTAGATTGCAAAtgataaaactataaatttcTCTATAGTGTGTAGTAAGTGCTATTATACATGAAAGAGCAAATATTACGATGAATATCTTTAGCCATAGTTTACGCTTGGGTTGATTTGAGTTTTCTAGATTTCGAAGGGATTCTAAATACATCCGTCGGAACTCATCCTCGCTAATGCCCGCATCAATGCACTCTTTTTTTAATCTCTGTACATCGTTTGAATAATCTTGTAAAGTTTCTGTAGTCATTTATATAGTGGCACTACTTTTAtgattacttgctctgtgcttttatgtattaaataattctgTAAGTTCATATAATTCATATAGTTacgatttgaaattaattacctacttattgttTACATTGAGTCAATTGAATTGTCAACTTCTGGTGTCAAAGTCAAATACATCAACGTCAACGATTAgctaattttacaatttacggCACAGACTGGATAGGTAGTGCATAACTTGTGcataattacaaaattgttaGGTACTATGGTACTATCTGTGGGTACTATGGTCCTGTAGTAGCTTTGTAGTAGTtcctttaaatatatatacctacattaagGTATTCTTATAAATACGCGATAATGAGGAAAAGGGCAGCATCTATGATGAAGAGAATGCGATAGAGATCCAATGATATTCTGAAGACATTATTATTGAGAAAGTCGTTGACGGTCCATTCCTTTTAAAAGCGGTTGGCAAATTTACATCCTGTGTCTACATCGCATCGTACACAATATCTTAttggataatttttaatggttttaatattgtttttaatggtatgaatttaattgtatggaatgtaattttataatacttattactaGATTCATATACTAGTTTCTAAGATTAATGTATACCAACAGAATTATGGATGAAtatcttgaaataaaaaaaatattatattataaaaggtattaaaaaacaataacaatctattgttattgttttaggACCTTATAAATGATCCATGGTATGAACTACATTATCGAATTATAACCACAACATGTAAcgaaaacgtttaaaaaatggTAAACATGCAACTGCAACGAGTCAGATTTCAATTTCATGGGGCCTCATTAATAGCCTCACGAGGTCATCACTTCGCACAGGAGAAATATAATCATCGAAATAAATTGGCATGATTTCATGCACAGAACatttgtttttactgttctgtgattTCATGACACGTTTTGTTGTCTGCCTACTTGAATCATATGATATTTGATTATTTGAaatagttattacttattagtaaAGCCATATCCTTATTTAAGGAAGTCTGCAGATTTTACATTCAATTGAAAAGAGCTAATTTTTCAAACGgctgaacataatattttcatgaaacATGTCTCGGAAAACTCGggataaaattatctatagtaaaaatgaaaaaacttAACGAAAAGTGTTCATCCATAACCATTTGGGAGCTAAGATACACAGAAACACAGACAGACACGTCAACCTTATACCTAACACCCCTTCCTTATTGCGAGGAAAAGGTTAAAAGAGTAACTATAGAGTTTTTTGTCGGGTCTTCTTGGTAGAAAGTAGAAACCATGTAGAAACTGTTTTCCAAACCTACGTAGTACATACCTAGacgtaatattatgatgattcaAAGTGTTTAAAGGAAGtctagttaaataaataaataaatgtttgactATGAGGTTGAgattaaagataaaaatagtttttataaattcagtTTGTatcgtttataaaaaaacatcttGGTTAAAGTAGTTtccttttgatatttttaactgCAAGGAAATGTTTGGAACCCTTTGGAACCTCGgtgattttgaatattataatttataagttccTAATAATGCGTTTCTCTCTTTCATAGTGAGACCTCAAAatgattgtttgtttatttctaaTCATTCATATTTTGTGGTGTTGTTAtgaatctatattttaaaatattcattattggAGATGAAGCATATAGGTAGGCCATAGGTTATGGTCAGATTAGGTACAAACATATTGTTTGGTGACGTTACTAACTTACTAACTACATACCTAGTTCTTAACTATTTGGGTGTTTACaaaatagtacctaatatTGTTATGTTTTGTTAGATTAAGTTGTACTTACAAGTTTATCAATTTCCATGTTTACGTGGTAGGTAAATACAACCTAAATTTGGGTCTAGGTTGATATAGGCATTGGAGtacaatgattttattatttgttgtttgttAGGTACACAACTATAAAAAAACGATATAAGGTCGCGTTATTAATAATAGTACTACAGTCAGtatacatacaaatacaataGTGAATACTGATATtcaggtaggtaggtatgttagGACGGGTAATGACTGATAAAATGTGAATATCACTTTCACATGGGTTTGATTTGATTAGGTAACACCTATTTAAGAcggaataataaatacaaaatattaatatttaagtgtCAAATAACAGCACTAATTCCAATTTTCTATAACAAATTCTCTAGACATTTAACCACAAAATAATTACACGATAAGATAAGACAAAGTAGCCGTGTTCGGGTTCGATAATACTGTCAATGCACGTAAAGAGTCCGTCAATAAGACGACATGCTCTCTTGAAtgttcttatttataaatctttcATTTTCAATAGTGTAGAGGTGTAGTGTAAAAGATCAGCTAGCATCAAGCGAAGTTGTTGGAATGTATTCAAATATTCACTGAttgataaaatgtttataaacaaacaactgAATGGATTTTGATGGACGACGGGAAAGCGCTGGTTGGCGCTGGTCACTTCTCTTTTCCCTTGTATTCCTGAACGTGAGTACTTATATccgttacaaaatatttacgaaCTGAGTGATTTCAACATCAACAGGTTAAATCTCTTACAAATATGAGTTATCACACGTAAGCGGAAATATATTTGcgtcataattattttgttcattGTTATTAGTAAactctattttaaaattaagtttccTGCTGAGAGAGAGTCACACCAggaaacttaattttaaaatgtgtgttagaaaAAAAGTCTGATATCTTCACTTCTTCACTTGGtacttataaaatagtttaagtacctaattgtttttctaaaatattatgttttacgtAAGCTAAAATATCTATGTACTTATATCTACGTATCTATCAGGTAACGAGGGTAACGTAGAGTACCTAgtttacaattattgtttctaatatttttatctccaTGGCCGTGATGTCACAAAGTTGATGTTATCTGAGGATACGTCAATTTACAAAGACACAGGTGTGAGTTGACAAAACGGCAGATAAAACAATCAAATTCAACTAGGTATTTATAGTAGATGCAAACATcgcaatatttaaataattacttgaACTATATAATTACTTCATTGCGTTGATTGCTATGatcaattaatatatataaacaacTTTATCATgtttacgaaataaatattatttgatttctTTCCACTAATCACGCCTTAGGATGCTGCAATATGTAGATTAtagatatgtattatgtatattctactaatattaaaaatgcgaaaatttgtatgtatgtattgatGTTTtctactctttcacgcaaatactattgAACCGGTTACAATGAAAATTGGTATGTAGGaagctgaagacccagaataacacataggttttttatcccgggaatcccacgggatcgggaactatgcgagtttttctttgacaaggcgggcgaagtcgcgggcggaaagcttgtGCATCTTATATCTATAtggaagaaataaaatattctcataaagaaacattttttttggatttAGTAGGCACTTATTTGAACGCAATATACTGACAAAACTgattctaattattattattccaatGATGTTTGAGTCCATGCCAAGGAAGCCGGAGTTGGCCGGACGGCCGGTAGAGGTTCTTTGGGTGTTgtgtctaaaatctaaatcaTAGGAACGGTTGTTTCTGTAATTTcagcaataaaaacaaataaacatttgtaTTAGAAACACTTTTCAAGATAACggcatatattttaaacaatacatatCGTTAACATCACGTGCATAATTTACTCACACAGAAGCTCACATCACATCACACATCATCCATAAGCCGATATTATTCTGTGACGTAGCATGATGTATTGTgtgtagatattaataaatgcaaaaaatgtTAATCTTATCGTACctattgattaattaataatgtataagCAACATAgcaaaaaaaattgcttttaTGAAAGAAGGTACGTTTACGACTAATAGTAGTAATTAAATTTGAGTCATAGTCGTCGACTATGACtcaaatttaatgaattttgaagatattaattttcatgacacctatatatatatatacttaaaaaagaaaaataaattcataaattttgttGCCCGTCTTGCCATTTCTTTCCGATCGCTTTGAAATTTCATATACTTACTTCGTAAAGTTCGTAACATATTTGACCGAAACTTATGTTCGTGACACCGTAGAAATTTTGCCCTAAAATTTCTACGGTGGATCATTTTTTTCGTTCCTTTTATCCATTTATTTCCTTAATTTTCAGATATGCCTGCCCAGTCTACTGCTTTCCTATGGAGTTTTCTGGGTGCATTTATCCAGTTTCGATGTACCGTTATGGGTTGGCCTTACGACTCCGTCCATTTTTGTCCTAACGTTTAGTTTAACACGTAagttatacaaatatacaaatctttttatcttaatcatattatcttcatttgattaaataattgtatttgaagattgattatacataatacaccTAATATTCAACATGAAGGACAACATGTTCCTATGAATATCAAATGACAAACGGTTTACATAAAATTGTGCATAAAATCAAACCTTATTAGAATAAAGAAGCACTTgatattaataactcagcccccggaatcacagacacaatagaaaatctattgtgtcgtggtcagaTCGGGCCGCTGGGGCTCAATAGgttaaaaaattgcattagacatattaaatacatgaATATATCGAAGAATTTTGAGGGTAGTATGCGCAGCCATCGTTTTGAATTTTATCTGGCTTAATTTTAGAATGCTGGTTTAGAGAAGCGGCGGACTCATGGGGAGGCTCTGTAGGATACAGAGTGATGGGTACTATAGGACTATTCTT
This window of the Colias croceus chromosome 5, ilColCroc2.1 genome carries:
- the LOC123691677 gene encoding transmembrane protein 41 homolog isoform X2; translation: MSAINRKNNRAQSVQDSHNTVSKSPGLSTSTALILVLIIFLSSLLTLGFIYRQFPDLDDQEKQHIKLPWDLEEAKQLGLVLDRYKDKYFYEVLLGVVLVYIFLQTFAIPGSIFLSILSGFLFPFYLALILVCCCSAIGASLCFFLSNLLGKRLVKKFFPERAAQWSKAVEKHRNNLLNYIIFLRVTPFLPNWFINMSAPVIGVPLVPFAVGTFIGIAPPSFVAIQAGQTLHTLTSTRDAWSWTSITVLSLFALVSLVPVLLKQKLKAKFE
- the LOC123691676 gene encoding uncharacterized protein LOC123691676, translating into MTTETLQDYSNDVQRLKKECIDAGISEDEFRRMYLESLRNLENSNQPKRKLWLKIFIVIFALSCIIALTTHYREIYSFIICNLQEYIYPGLRFWRQISIPFLSLFPALTGLHQETCLIQNPYFTVVDMDCWPCSNVQNVREIQNPNPSHRQHISPLIYLTKQPELPWTQLCELYIRNSKIFDAESPKVLVNNKYYLTPADVFGKNHNRNTDNNLYIWKINTLNAARTLRQYIPRPKIVPKFGQSSERYIIVDTKGNQFQVPDTECNFSFLLVLSGKRTVTLAPADECKHQCRSLEIKLPESYLLWYNWWYWRPTVQQTLHNETFIAHVGSYC
- the LOC123691677 gene encoding transmembrane protein 41 homolog isoform X1 — encoded protein: MSAINRKNNRAQSVQGENIQDPSISSTVMNKTPRVLYRRSDCIGLFDPIPNSHNTVSKSPGLSTSTALILVLIIFLSSLLTLGFIYRQFPDLDDQEKQHIKLPWDLEEAKQLGLVLDRYKDKYFYEVLLGVVLVYIFLQTFAIPGSIFLSILSGFLFPFYLALILVCCCSAIGASLCFFLSNLLGKRLVKKFFPERAAQWSKAVEKHRNNLLNYIIFLRVTPFLPNWFINMSAPVIGVPLVPFAVGTFIGIAPPSFVAIQAGQTLHTLTSTRDAWSWTSITVLSLFALVSLVPVLLKQKLKAKFE